Proteins encoded in a region of the Elaeis guineensis isolate ETL-2024a chromosome 7, EG11, whole genome shotgun sequence genome:
- the LOC105048100 gene encoding probable WRKY transcription factor 65, which translates to MDGRAKGSDPEDPGIVPKSDGVSLPSTTRLSSPSSKKRSRRSVLKRVVSVPSGDGAVPPSDSWAWRKYGQKPIKGSPYPRGYYRCSSCKGCPARKQVERSRLNPTMLVITYAGEHNHPCPLPRNRHHQYHRSSKLRSAETPTSDLEPAPPDSGPTGPTKPDAKFADLIADDTSSLITLDKLYLLPDAASTSSTSPAEADDALLYGPVCSAAGDGAALGVSMMLTDECERLSGDDGGCGGEEDSLFADLGELPECSAVLRRGVVERHMRGEESQRCTLTTVACCRSSG; encoded by the exons ATGGACGGCCGTGCCAAAGGCAGCGATCCCGAAGATCCTGGCATCGTCCCCAAATCCGACGGTGTAAGCTTGCCCTCCACCACCCGCCTCTCCTCTCCTTCGTCGAAGAAACGAAG CCGGCGATCAGTCCTGAAACGAGTGGTGTCCGTACCCAGCGGCGACGGAGCTGTTCCGCCGTCCGATTCCTGGGCCTGGAGGAAGTACGGCCAGAAGCCGATCAAGGGCTCGCCCTACCCCAG GGGCTACTACCGGTGTAGTAGCTGCAAGGGGTGTCCGGCGAGAAAGCAAGTGGAGAGGAGCCGCTTGAACCCCACCATGCTGGTGATAACGTACGCCGGGGAGCACAACCACCCCTGTCCTCTCCCAAGAAACCGCCACCACCAGTACCACCGAAGTTCCAAGCTTCGGTCGGCCGAGACCCCGACCTCGGACCTGGAACCGGCCCCGCCCGACTCCGGCCCGACTGGCCCCACCAAGCCGGACGCGAAGTTCGCCGATTTGATCGCTGACGACACGTCGTCCCTCATAACGCTCGACAAACTCTACTTGCTCCCCGACGCCGCCTCTACCTCCTCCACCTCTCCGGCGGAGGCCGATGACGCCCTCCTCTACGGGCCTGTATGTAGCGCCGCTGGCGACGGCGCCGCTCTAGGTGTCTCGATGATGTTGACGGACGAGTGCGAGAGGTTGTCAGGCGACGACGGCGGCTGCGGAGGGGAGGAGGACTCGCTATTCGCGGACCTGGGGGAGCTGCCGGAGTGCTCGGCGGTGTTGCGGCGAGGGGTCGTAGAGAGGCACATGAGAGGGGAGGAGAGTCAGCGGTGCACGTTAACGACGGTAGCCTGCTGCAGGAGCAGCGGATGA
- the LOC105048099 gene encoding ras-related protein RIC2, translated as MAGYRAEDDYDYLFKVVLIGDSGVGKSNLLSRFTRNEFSLESKSTIGVEFATRSLNVDGKVIKAQIWDTAGQERYRAITSAYYRGAVGALLVYDVTRHATFENAERWLRELRDHTDPNIVVMLVGNKSDLRHLVAVSSEDGKAFAERESLYFMETSALEATNVEDAFAEVLTQIYRIVSKKAVEAADDSASAVPSKGEKINVKDDVSALKRVGCCSS; from the exons atGGCCGGTTACAGGGCGGAGGACGACTACGACTATCTGTTCAAGGTGGTGCTGATCGGGGATTCGGGGGTGGGGAAGTCGAATCTGCTGTCGAGGTTCACCAGGAACGAGTTCAGCCTCGAGTCCAAGTCCACCATCGGTGTCGAGTTCGCCACTCGCAGCCTCAACGTCGACGGCAAGGTCATCAAGGCCCAGATTTGGGACACCGCTGGCCAAGAAAG GTATCGTGCCATCACCAGTGCATACTACCGAGGAGCTGTAGGTGCATTGCTTGTCTATGATGTTACCCGACATGCAACTTTTGAGAATGCTGAGCGCTGGTTGCGGGAGTTGAGAGACCATACAGATCCAAACATAGTCGTTATGCTTGTCGGAAACAAGTCTGATCTTCGTCATCTTGTAGCCGTTTCATCCGAAGATGGGAAAGCTTTTGCAGAGAGAGAGTCACTCTATTTCATGGAAACATCTGCACTAGAAGCCACCAATGTGGAAGATGCCTTTGCAGAGGTCTTGACTCAGATCTATCGAATTGTAAGCAAAAAGGCAGTGGAGGCAGCTGATGACTCTGCCTCTGCAGTCCCCAGCAAAGGAGAGAAAATTAATGTCAAGGATGATGTTTCTGCACTAAAGAGAGTTGGCTGCTGCTCGTCTTAA